CGACGGCCTTGCAGATCTCGTAGGACTGCGGCGTGCGCTGCAGGAATTGCCCCGGATGATCCCGGAAGTTGAGCGCCTCCAGGACGATGACGAGGCCGTGCGGCTCCAGGATGTCGCAGGCGCGCTTGAGGGATTCGACGACGTTGGCCGTCTGGTAGTCGTGGTTCAGCCGGAGGTCGACATAGCCCGGTACGACCGTCATCCAGGTCGCGTTGACGCGTTTGGCGACATCGATGCAGCCCCGGATGTCGGCGAGGAACGCCTCCCGGAGGTCGGCCTTGCCGCTGGTGAGGCTGGGTTCGTTCCAGGAGATGGAGTGGGCCACGAACACGCCCATCTTCATCCCCCGCCGGCCCATCTCGGCGGCGATCCGCTCCTGGTCGGCCACGGAACGGCCCTTCATGCCGTTGTCCTCCATGGCCGTGAAGCCCATGTCGGCCATGAACTTGACCTGGTCGACGAAGTCCTCGCCGGCATGGTGCTTGAACATGCCGAAGTGGGGCGCATAATGCAACTTGAACGCGGCCGGGGACGGGTCCTTCAGCCGGTTGAAGGCCGGCGCGCCGAGCGCGGCCGTGCCGGCGGCGAGGCCGGACTTTACGAAGTGGCGACGATCCATGGTGGGGTTATGGTCTTTCGCAGCGCGCCGGGAAGCCGAGCGGATCGACTCCCCGGCGCCTGGCGTGTCAGAGAACCTGCGTCTTGCCGGGCACAGCGACCGGGTAGTAGCCATCCGCATCGGGCAACACGGGCGGCGGGGCGTCCCATGCGAACTTCTTCGGCATGAGGCTCAGGTTGGAGTTGAGCGCGTCGTTCCACTCGATCACCTGGCCCGAATAGGTGGCCATGCGCCCGAGCAGCGCCGTCATCGTGCTGTAGGCGCCGCGCTCGGCGTCCATGTACTTGCAGTCGCCGTTCGCGATGGCCTCGAACAGCTCGTCGTGCTCGACCTGGTAGGGGTTCGGATCGTTTTTGTCGTCATACTCCCAGATCGTGTGGCCGCTCTGCGTGAGCAGCAGGCCCGGGCGCGGCGCGGAGCCGTCGGTGCCCTGGAAGGCTTCGGTGACACGGCTCATCGTGCCCTGGATGTGCCGGCACTGGCTGTACATCCGGCTGCCGTCGGCATATTCGTACTCTACAAAATGGTGATCGAAGATCTCCCCGTACTCCTTGCCGGTACGAACCTGCCGGCCGCCCATGCCCTGGGCGCGGACCGGGTAGGCCTGCTTGACCCAGTTGCCGACATCGATGTTGTGAATGTGCTGCTCATTGATGTGGTCGCCGCAGAGCCAGTTGAAGTAGTACCAGTTGCGCATCTGGTACTCCATCTCGGTCTGTCCGGGCTTGCGCGGACGCACCCAGACGCCGTCGCTGTTCCAGTACACGCGCGACGAGGTGATGTCGCCGATCGCGCCGTCGTGGATGCGCTTCACCCATTCGCGGTAGACGTGCTGGTAGTGCCGCTGGAGCCCCACCACCACGTTGAGTTTTTTCTGCTTGGCGATCTCGGCGGTGGCGAGCACGCTCCGGATGCCGGGCGCGTCGGTCGCGACGGGTTTTTCCATGAACACGTGCTTGCCGGCGTCGACGGCCGCGGCGAAATGGATCGGCCGAAAGCCCGGAGGCGTCGTGAGAATGACGACGTCGCACCGGCTGATGACGTCCTTGTAGGCATCGAACCCGGTGAAGCGCGCGTCTTCGGGCACTGCGATGCGGGTTTTGTCGTCGATGGCCTCGTCGATATTCTTCAGGCTGTCGTCCAGCCGGTCGCGGAAGGCATCGCCCATGGCCACGAGGCGCACGTTCTGCGTCGTGCTCAGCGCCTGGACGGCGGCGCCGGTGCCGCGTCCGCCGCAGCCGACGAGACCGATCCGGATGACGTCCGCGCCCTGGGCGAACGCAAAATTGCCGGAAGCCATCAGGCCGGCCGTGGCGGCCGCCGTGGCCTGCACGAATTGCCGGCGTGACAGCGGGAAACGCGGGTCGTTATGCGTACTCATCGAAAGCACCTCCTGGGTTCGTTGTGCGAAGCACGTTTATGCGTTGGGTTGGTGTGCCGCCCTACGTCACGCAGCATCTTACGGCTCGCGTACGAGCCGAAATCCGACGAAGAACCCGTCGGAAAGCCACCACTTACTTTTCGGAATCTGGGGGTCGGTCTGGTTCCACGAGCGGGCCTGTTTGGCGCGGGCGTAGAGCTGGACGGCGCCGACCTCGTCCTGGAAGGATCCGCCGGCCGCGTACGGCTTGCCGTCGATCCCCGTGACCCATTCGGCGACATTGCCGAGCGTATCGTAGAGCCCGAGCCCGTTGGGCGTCTTCGAGGCCACGGGCTGCGTCTTGTCCTCCGAGTTGCCGGCAAACCAGGCAACGTCGGCAAGCGCTTCCGCGTCGAGCCGCGTGCCGATCTCCATGCCGGCCTGCGCGGCCAGTTGCCACTCGGCTTCGGTGGGCACGCGGTATTTCTTGCCCGTCTTCTCCGAGAGCCACTCCGCATAGCCCTGGGCCGCGCGGTACGTGATGCAGATGGCGGCATAGCCGTCGTGCCCGTACCCGTAATCCGGCGGCGCGTAGGGCCGGCTCGGACGCGACACGCCATCCTCATGCTGGGTGCGGCGCTCCGGCGGGAGGTCGAGCCGGTAGGCGAAAATATCGTATTCGTTCCACGTCACTTCTGTCTTCCCGATGAAGAACGGGGCGACATCCACCTGCACGTCGCCGCTGTCGGTCTGGATGGTCACCGTGCCGGCGGGGACGGGGATCATATCAAACGTCACCAGGGTACCGGGAATCGAGTCTTGGAGCAGCCCCGGGGAGGTCTCCTCCGCCGCGGCATCCCGCCGATCGGCCCGCTCGCTCCACCCCGCCGTCAACCCGAGCAGCACACACGCCGTCAGCGACGTCAGGCCGAACATCCTCATCATGTTTACCTCCATGCCGCCGTCGTCTGAAACGGTCATTCCGAGGCGCCACGGCGCCGCCGTTTCCGCAATCCTGGCGGTATCTATCGCCTTAAGTTGGATCTCCTGTCAGGCTCAGCCGACGCCGCCGGCCGAGCCTTATGAGTATACTCAACTCCATCTAGGTGTACAAGTCCGGATTGCGCTCTATGCCGGAAAAGAAGACGCGGCCCGGACGGCCGCGCGCGCCGCGTTCGCGCGCATCGCGGCGCTGGAGGACGTGTTCAGCGACTACCGGCCGCTCAGCGAGGTCCGCCGGCTGACGGCCGCCGCCGCCGGCACTCCCGTGCCCGTGAGCCCCGCCCTGTTCGATGTGCTCGCCGCCTCGGTCGCGCTCTCGCGCCGGACCGACGGGGCCTTCGACGTCACCGCCGCGCCGCTCATCCAGCTGTGGCGCGGCGTGCGCCGCGCCGGCGCCCTGCCCGACACGCCGGCGCTGGCCGAGGCCCGGTCGCGCGTCGGCTGGGACGCGATCCACCTCGACGCGCAGGAGCGCACGGTCACGCTGGGAAAAGAGGGTATGGGGATCGATCTGGGCGGCATCGCGAAGGGCTATATTCTCGACGAGGCGATCGCGTCCCTGACGGCGCACGGCATCCGGAGCGCCCTCGTGGAGGCCGGCGGCGACCTCGTCGTCTCGGGCCCGCCGCCCGGCCGGGCCGGCTGGCGCATCACGATCCCCGGCGCACCCGATTCGGTCGCCGCCTGGGCCGCCGCGCTCACCCATGCCGCCATCGCCACCTCCGGCGACACCGAGCAGTACCTGGAGGTGGATGGCATCCGCTATTCGCATGTCGTCGATCCCCGCACCGGCATGGCGCTGACCAGCCGGCTGATGGCGACCGTGGTGGCGCCCAGCGGACGCCAGGCGGACAGCTACGCCACCGCACTCACCGTGCTGGGAAAAGAAAAAGGTCTGGCCCTCCTCGGGGGAGAGCCAGACCTCAAGCTGTACGTCCGTTCGGCGGCGGATCAGGCGCCGGTCAGGTAGTTGTAGCTGTTTCGGATGCTGGCGATCGGGTCGGACGGCCGGTCGTGTTCGACCACATAATGTTTGAGCCCCGCCGTCTGCGCCTTCGCGAAGATCGGCGCAAAATCGATCCTCCCCTGCCCCACATCGGCCAGTTCGCCGGCGGCGTCGAGGTCCTTGACGTGGCAGAGGTGGAAGCGGCCCGGGTATTTCTCGAAGTAGGCGATGGGATCGGCGCCGGCATTGATCGCCCAGCACAGATCCAGTTCGATCGCGACGAGGTCGGGGTCCGTATTCTCGAGCAGCACATCCATCGGAAGCGTCGTCGCGCCGTCGATCGCCTCGAACTCGAACGAGTGGTTGTGGTAGCCGAACTGGAGGCCGGCGTCCTTGCACACCTTGCCCCACTCGTTGAACTTCGCCGCCATCGCCTTGAAGTCGTCCATCGTCTTGAACGGCAGCTCGCCCGGGTGCGGGCAGATGAGGTACTCGTGTCCGATGACCTTCGAGCGACTGATCAGGCCGGCCAGATCCTCCCGGATGAGCTGGGCGCTGACGTGCGTCGACGGGGAGCGCACGCCGAGCTCGTCGAGCAGCGCGCGGATCTGTTCGGCGGAGAGGTCGCCGTAGCCGGCGAATTCAAACTCCTTGTAACCGATCTGCGCCGCCTGACGGATGGGGCCGACGAAGTCCTCGCCCATGATCGAGCGGAGCGTGTACAGCTGCAAACCGACGGTCGTCAGATGCGGGCGCTGCTTGCCGACCGGCATCGTTTCGGCGGCCTGGGGCGTCGTTTCGCCGGCGCAATGGAGGGCGAAGCCGGCAAGCGCGGCGATGCTGGACTGCTGGATAAAGGATCGTCTGTTCATCTAAAATCTGGTAATCGCAAATCGCAAAACGGGAATCTACATGCACGATACAGGTCGGCCTTCGACCTTTCCCACAAGGCATGTTGCTGAGAACAGTGTGCCTTTTACGATTCGCATTTAATAATGACTACAGGTTCATCTTCTTCATCTCCTCCACCGCGAAGTTCGCCGCGCGCGCGGTGAGCGCCATGTAGGTGATGGAGGGATTCTGGTTGGCGGCGGACGTCATGCAGGAGCCGTCGGTGACGAACAGGTTGGGGACGTCGTGCGCCTGGTTGTTGCCGTTGAGCACCGAGGTCTTCGGGTCGCGCCCCATCCGGGCGGTGCCCATTTCATGGATGCATAGCCCCGGAGCGGCTGCACCGTTGGCGCCGTTGGTCTCGAATTCGTCGAAGGTATTGATGTTCTTCCCGCCGGCGGCGGCCAGCATCTCAGCGGCGCTCGACCGGATATCCTTCCGCATGGCGAGTTCGTTCGGGCCCCAGGTACAGTCGATGCGCAGGAGCGGCATCCCCCATCGGTCCGTCTGATCCGGATCCAGGGTCACGGTATTGTCCTCGCGCGGCAGGGCTTCGCCCCAGCCGCCGAGCCACCATCCCCAGGGCCCCGGATCGCGCAGGGTCTTCTTCAGCTCGGCGCCGAATCCCGGGATGCCGTTGCCGCGGCCCCAGCTCGCCCGGCTCGCCCCGCCCTGGAATCCGTATCCACGGACAAAATCCGGGTGGCGCGTCTCGCGGCTGATGTTGCGGAAGCGCGGCACGTAGATGCCGTTGGGTCGGTTGCCGACATAATAGCGGTCGTCGAAGCCCTCCATCACCGCCGTCGCGCCGACGCGGAAGTGGTGATCCATCAGGTATTTCCCGAGCGCACCGCTGGAGTTGGCGAGGCCGTTGGGGAAGCTCCGGGAGGTCGAGTTGAGCAGGATCTGCGTCGTCCCGAGCGTGGAGGCGCACAGGAAAACGATCTTGGCCCGGTATTCGGTCTCTTCGAGCGATTCGGCGTCGATGACGCGCACACCGCTGGCCCGGTTGGTCTGCTCGTCGTAGACGACGCTGTGCACGACGCTGTTCGGGCGGATGGTCAGGTTGCCCGTCGCGGCGGCCGCCGGCAGGGTGACGCTGAGGCTGCTGAAATAGGACCCGGTGCTGCACCCGCGCGCGCAGGGGCCGCAGTAGTGGCACGCCGCGCGGCCGTTGTGGGCCTGGGTGAGGATGGCGACGCGCCCGACCGTCATGTGCCGGCCGGGAAAGGCGCTCTGGATCCGGTCGCGCGTGTGTTTCTCTACGGCGTTGAGCTCCATCGGAGGCAGAAACTCGCCGTCGGGCAACTGCGGAAGCCCCAGCTTCTCGCCGCTGACCCCGATGTAGCGCTCGACGTGCGCATACCAGGGCGCGATGTCCTTGTACCGGATGGGCCAGTCGACCCCGTGACCGTCGCGCGCGTTAGCCTCGAAATCGAGGTCGCTCCAGCGATAACACTGCCGGCCCCACGTGACCGACCTGCCGCCGAGCATGTAGCCGCGCAGCCAGGTGAACGGGGCATCCTGCACATAGGGCTGCTCCTGGTCCGCCACGAAAAAGTGGCCGGTGGTCTCGTTGAACAGCCCCGGCTCGCGATCCATAAGCGGATTGGCCTCGCGCGTTTTACGGTCGTAGACGCGCCCCCGGTTGGGGAATTCCCACGGCGCCTTGTGCTCCGTGATGTAGTCCGCCCCATGAACCATGTTGCGGCCCCGTTCGAGGACGAGGACCTTGAGCCCTTTCTCGCACAGTTCCTTGGCCGCCCAGCCTCCCGAGACGCCCGATCCGACGACGATGGCGTCGTACGCTTCCATTCCCTGGTTGATATACATGCGATGCAAAGGCAAATGGCACATCTTAAAAGGCAAATGAGAACGATCCAATGCGATCTACCGAACTCAATTTGCGATTCAGGATCTGTAATCTGCGATTTAGAGGTTTCCGTTTTTCATCTCATTCACCGCATGATCCACGGCGCGCGCGGTGAGGGCCATATAGGTGATGGACGGGTTCTGACAGCCGGACGACGTCATGCAGGCCCCGTCGGTGACGAACAGGTTGGGGACGTCGTGGGCCTGATTGTAGCCGTTGAGCACGGAGGTCTTGGGATCGCGCCCCATGCGGGCCGTGCCCATCTCGTGGATACCCAGCCCTGGCGCGGCGTTGGTCGTGCCTTCGACGTAGTTGTCGTAGATGGCCACGTTCGTAAAGCCGGCGGCTTCGAGCATCTCCGCAGCGCTGGCACCCATGTCGCCGCGCATGGCCTTCTCGTTGTCGCCCCAGCCGCAGCTGATGCGCAGCGCCGGGATGCCGTATTTGTCCGTCACGGTCGGATCGAGGGTGACGCGGTTTTCCGCGCGCGGCAGGCATTCGCCGAAGGCGGTCATGCTGACCCGCCACGGTCCGGGCTCGCGGAGGGCCTCCTTGAGTTCGGCCCCGAAACCGGGAATCTGGGCGCCGCGGCCCCAGCTCACCCGGCCGGCCGCGCCCTGATAGCCGAAGCCGCGGATATAGTCGCGCCGGCGGGTGGCGGCGTCGATATTCCGGAACCGCGGGATATAAAAACCCGTCGGCCGGTTGCCGTAGGAGTAGCGATCCTCGAAACCTTCCGCGATGGCGCTGGCGCCGACCTGGAAGTGGTGGTCCATCAGATTCTGCCCCAGGACGCCACTGGAATTGGCGATGCCGTTCGGGAAGCGGGCATCCTGCGAGTTGAGCATGATCTGCGTGCTCCCCAGCGCCGAGGCGCAGAGGAAGACCAGCCGCGCCCGGAACTCCATCGTCTCCATCGTTTCGGTGTCGATCACGCGCACGCCGGCGGCCTTGCCGGTTTGCGGATCGAAGATGACGCTATGGACGACGCTGTATGGACGCAGCGTGAGGTTGCCCGTGGCGGCGGCGGCCGGCAGGGTCGACGCCTGGCTGCTGAAATACGACCCGGTGGAGCATCCGCGGATGCACGGACCGCAGTAGTGGCAGGCCGCGCGGCCGCCGAGCGCCTGGGTCAGGATGGCGACGCGCCCGATGGTGAGGTAACGTTCGGGAAAGGCCGCCCGGATGCGCTCGCGCAGGTGTTTTTCCACCACGTTGAGCTCCATGCCGGGCTGAAAGACACTGTCGGGCAGATGCGCCAGTCCGAGCGCTTCGCCGCTGATGCCGACGTGGCGCTCGACATAATCGTACCACGGCGCCACATCCCGGTAGCGGATCGGCCAGTCGACCGCAATCCCGTCGCGGAGGTTGGCCTCGAAGTCCAGGTCGCTCCAGCGGTAGCAGTGCCGGCCCCACATGATCGAGCGGCCGCCGACATGGTTGCCGCGAATCCAGGTGAAGGGTTTATCCTCGACGTACGGGTTTTCGCGGTCGTTGATAAACCAGTGCTGCGCCGTACTGTCGAACTGCCCGGTGCGCCGCTGGATCGCATAGTCGCGCTCGGCCACCTCCGTGGGCACCCGCCCGCGCATCGGCAACTCCCAGGGCGCCTTGTGTTCGGTGATGTAGTCCGTCTGATGTTCGACCGGCCGTCCCCGTTCGAGCACGAGGGTTTTCAGTCCTTTTTCGGTGAGCTCCTTGGCTGCCCACCCCCCGGATATCCCCGACCCGACGACGATGGCATCGTACGTATTGGTTTCCTGGGCGATATAGATCGATTTCTTCATGGCTCCGCAATCGCGTCAACAACGACGCGTCAATCGTGGAAAAACGCGGTATCTCGCGCGATCGGGCGCAGGCACCACGATCACGAGTAGGCGCGGCCCACCTCGGAATAGGGGACGTCGCCGTTGTAGTAGCCGGCCACGTGCACGTATTTCAGCTCCTGCGAGGCGCCGATTTCAGACGTGTAGTAGCCCGTCAGCGTCATTTCTTTCAGCAGGGTGAAGAACGGCTTGCCGCCGCCCTGGCTGGCCATAGCTTCCTGTTCCATCTGGGAAAGGATGGCCGTTTGCTGGGCCTCGTCGCAATCGACGAACGCCTTGTTGTGGGCGGAGCGCGCACGGTCGTTTACCGTGGAGAGCCCGGCCACGAAGCGATCACGGTCATCGGCGGCATACCAGTCGGTGAGCATCAGGTCGATGAACTCGTTGACGCCGGCGGCGCGGGCGCCGGGCGTGTCCGTCGTGGGGATGATGAGCTCGGAGAGCGTGGCGACCAGTTCATTCTGGTCGGCCGTGAGTGTTTTGGGGACGAACGCGGCGGTACCGCCTCCTCCTCCACAGCCGGCGAGGACGCCGGAGATGAGCGGCAACGAGAGCGTCCCTCCCATCACGGCGCCAACACGTTTGAGGGCTTCGCGTCGATCCATGGGGTGTTGGGGTTTTAGGTTCAAGGTTTAGGGTTCAAGGTTCCAGGATGAGGTTCAAGGTTCAAGAAAGGCATGGCCTCCCTTAAACCTTGAACCTCGAACCTTAAACCATTCAGTACGAGGTCGCCTCTTCGGCGTGCTCGGAAAGCAAGTCCTCGGCCTTGTAGCCACCGCGCGCGCGGTCGCGCAGCAGGAGGGCGCCGAAGACGACGATCAGGATGATGCCGAAGAGCGATAGCCCCTTCAGCGCGCTCCGTTGACCGTAGGTATCCGCCGCATGGATGATTTCCGACACCGAATTGGCGGCCGACGAGGCGCTACTGCTGGCCACGGCCGGGAGGCTTTTGACCTTGTCGATGGCGCGGAGCGCCTGCGTGGTCGTCACCGCCGGCAACGCGCCGTTCTGCATCTCGGACAGCGCCTGGTTGGCCATCGTGACCGCCTCGTTGATGGCGGCAGCGTCGTCGCCCGTGGCCGACAGGGTCGGCAGCGTGCGGCTGACTTCGTTAAGGATGCTGACCGTTTCCGTCGCCGGGATGCGGTCATGGCCGAGTTCGTCGGACACGGTGCCGACGTACGGGGTAACGAACGCGGCGGCCATCATGCCCATGGCGCCCATCATGCCGAGCCCGAGCGCACCGCTCTTCGGATTGTTTTCCGAGACGTAGCCCAGCATGGTCGGCCAGAAGTAGGCGATGCCGGCGGCCCAGATGGCGGCCGTGAAGAACAGCATGAAGGTGCTTTCCGCCTGGCTGAAGGCATAGAGACCGATCGTGGCGAGGACGGCGCCGCCGAAGAGGATGCCGGTCGGGCGCAGCACGCGTTCGACGGGGCCGGCGAGCAGGCGCAGCGTGCCCATGATGCCAAAAACGAAGGCGAAGACCAGGATGCCCGGGATCGTCCCGCTGGATTCGAGGTAGGGCGGCACCCAGCTCGAGGGCGGCAGCTCCATCGACGCCGTGATGAGCATCATCACGAGCATCATGAGCATGAGCGGCGAGGTGAAGCAGGCCTTGAGCATATCGCCCGTGCTCACGCCGGCCGCGACGCCTTCCGTCTGCGGGTACTTGGCCGTAAACATCATCACGCCATAAATCACGGCCGGGATGAGGATGAGCATGAGGCGCGTTTCCCAGGCGACGTCCATCGCGGAGAGCCCAAGGGCGAGCAGCGCCGCGATCACGTTTCCATAGGGAAACCACATGTGAAACATGTTCAGCTTGTGCGTCTTCGTTTTGGGATAGAGCGCAACGATAAGCGGGTTACAGCCGGCTTCCACGAGGCCGGCGCCGACGCCGGTCAGGAGCGAACCAACCCAGAGCATCGTGAAGTTCGAGGCGAACATCATGAGCAGGGCGCCGCTCACGTGGCCGACGAACGCACCGCGCACGATCGGGCGGATGCCGATCGTGTCGCACAGCGGGGAGAATATCACCTGTGAGAGCACGAATCCCCAGAAGAAGACGCCGCCGAAAAGGCCCAGATTGGCGTTGCTCAGGAGGAATTCGACCTGGATGTCTGTCTGAATCTCGCGCGTCACCGAGAAGGCGAATGCCGTCGTGATCAGAGATAGGCAGCTCCCCCAGAACAGCTTTTGGTGGTTGATGCCCTCGTTACTTGTTGTCATGGTTGGTGTCTCCACTGTCAGATGAACAAACGACAGCCCGGCGTGGAACGGATCCGCAGGAGACGGAACGCGCGGACTGTATGGGAAAAAACATCTATCAGAACGGCAAGCGCGGAGGGGCAACGGGGCGAACCGGCGGTGGTACGGTCGTCGTTCGCTGCAAGCGCTTACAGGACCCCTGATTTCATGGAGTGAAGTGCTGTCGCGTCCCCGTACGACGACGGGGATCGGCAGCACGGGGCAATCTAAACACATCCGAAACGATCTGCAAATGGCCCGCGGACGGACGTAGGGGCCGGCTGCCGGGCTCTTCAACTTTTTTTCACGGCCTTCCCGCATTTTTTGGAGGCCGGGGGGCTTGTGGCCGGCATGCGGCTACCGTATCATTCGGATCTCTTTTCGAGGGGCCACGTTAAAAGCCTCTCGAAACCGGAAGCGCCGCTTCTTGAGGCCTTTCGGAAGACATACTGGTTCGGTAGTTCAGTTGGTTAGAATGCCGCCCTGTCACGGCGGAGGTCGCGGGTTCGAGTCCCGTCCGAACCGCATAAAAACCCCGGTGCATCCTGTGATGCGCCGGGGTTTTCGCGTTTTCGGGCCTGCCGGCGCCGGCGCTCACTTTTTTTCGCCCCGCGTGATCCCTCCCCGCTCCTTTTCCAGTAGTTCCCTGTGATCGCGATCTGTGCCGTTAGGGGTATCGGACCAGATACCGCGATACCTGATGGGCGGGGATGGGCGCGGCGCCCCCATGGATATTGATTGGTCGGCTGCCCCATCCCCCGCTTGCTTTCCCGCCTCCCGGAGAATGCGACCTTGCTGTGAAGGCCTCCCTGTCGCTGCTGCATAACATCTTATTTGATGTATATTCGCCCTGCAACAGCCGCACGATGATTGCTCATGGACGAGTTCGCCCGCGGATGGAAGCCGCTCCTTGCCTCAATGCTGGGCATGGCCTGCGGCATCATGGCCATCACCTTCTACACGCAAAGCCTCTTCGTAGAACCGATCACCCGCGAGTTCGGGTGGACGCTCGGTCAGTTCTATCGGGGATTCACCATCATGATGGTCGCCGGCCTCATCACCGCGCCCATCACCGGATTCCTCGTCGACCGCCTCGGCCCCCGCCCCGTCGGCATCGCGGGCCTCATCGGCCACGCCGCCTGCTACGGCCTGCTCTCGCTCAATACGGGCTCGCTGACCTACTGGTACGCCGGCTTTTTCCTCCTCGCGGTCTTTTCCGCCGGCTCCCTGCCCATCGCCTGGCTGCGCATCGTGGCGAGCTGGTTCGACCGCCGCCTCGGCCTGGCCATCGGCGTGACGATGGCGGCGTCCGGCCTGATGGCGGTCGCCGCGCCCCCGATCGTGGAGTCGCTCATCGAGGCCTACGGATGGCGAGGCGCCTACCGGGCCCTCGGCGGCGGGGCGCTCCTCCTCTCGCTGCCCGTGGTGCTGGCCTGGCTGCACCCCGGCGACGCCGCCCAGCTGGCATCGGACCGGCACGATGACCCGGGCATGACGGTCGTCGAGGCGCTGAAAACTTATAAATTCTGGGCCCTGTGCATCGCGCTCGCCCTCAGCGTGCTGGCGGTGGTCGGTCCCGTGTCGAACCTCGTGCCCCTGATGACGCACTACGGGATGCCCCGGGCGGAGGCGGCGCGGCTGGCATCGATCCTGGGTGCGCACGTGATCCTCGGCCGGCTGATGGTGGGCACGCTGTTCGACCGCTACTGGGCTCCGGGCGTCGCGGCGATCTTTCTGGTGCTGCCGCTGCCGGCCATCGTGCTCGTGGCCACGACCCCACTGTCATCCACCCTCGCCATCGCGGCGGCGATGACGCTCGGGCTGGCCACCGGCGCGGAACTGGACATCATCGCCTACCTCACGCGCATCTATTTCGGCCGCCGGCATTACGGCAGCATCTACGGCGCGCTGTTCGCCTTTTTTACGGTGGCGTCCGGCCTCGCCCCGATGATTTACGGCCAGGCATTCGACGCCTTCGCGACGTATACGGGCATCCTGCTCCTGTCCGCCCTGCTCCTGTTCGCCGCGGTCGCACTGATCCTTTCCCTCGGGAAAACGCCCCAGCAGTCGCCGGCCTGATCCGCTCAGGCGCTCATCCACATCGAGTCCCGGATCGCGGCGAACGCAGGGTCGCCACGCAACGCGCTGAAACGCGGATCGACATCCGCGAGAACGATCCAGCTGGACCGATCCTCCACGGCCATCCGCAACCCGTCGAGCGCCTCGTCGAACCGCTGGAGCCCGAGA
This genomic window from Rhodothermales bacterium contains:
- a CDS encoding GMC family oxidoreductase, whose translation is MYINQGMEAYDAIVVGSGVSGGWAAKELCEKGLKVLVLERGRNMVHGADYITEHKAPWEFPNRGRVYDRKTREANPLMDREPGLFNETTGHFFVADQEQPYVQDAPFTWLRGYMLGGRSVTWGRQCYRWSDLDFEANARDGHGVDWPIRYKDIAPWYAHVERYIGVSGEKLGLPQLPDGEFLPPMELNAVEKHTRDRIQSAFPGRHMTVGRVAILTQAHNGRAACHYCGPCARGCSTGSYFSSLSVTLPAAAATGNLTIRPNSVVHSVVYDEQTNRASGVRVIDAESLEETEYRAKIVFLCASTLGTTQILLNSTSRSFPNGLANSSGALGKYLMDHHFRVGATAVMEGFDDRYYVGNRPNGIYVPRFRNISRETRHPDFVRGYGFQGGASRASWGRGNGIPGFGAELKKTLRDPGPWGWWLGGWGEALPREDNTVTLDPDQTDRWGMPLLRIDCTWGPNELAMRKDIRSSAAEMLAAAGGKNINTFDEFETNGANGAAAPGLCIHEMGTARMGRDPKTSVLNGNNQAHDVPNLFVTDGSCMTSAANQNPSITYMALTARAANFAVEEMKKMNL
- a CDS encoding SUMF1/EgtB/PvdO family nonheme iron enzyme gives rise to the protein MMRMFGLTSLTACVLLGLTAGWSERADRRDAAAEETSPGLLQDSIPGTLVTFDMIPVPAGTVTIQTDSGDVQVDVAPFFIGKTEVTWNEYDIFAYRLDLPPERRTQHEDGVSRPSRPYAPPDYGYGHDGYAAICITYRAAQGYAEWLSEKTGKKYRVPTEAEWQLAAQAGMEIGTRLDAEALADVAWFAGNSEDKTQPVASKTPNGLGLYDTLGNVAEWVTGIDGKPYAAGGSFQDEVGAVQLYARAKQARSWNQTDPQIPKSKWWLSDGFFVGFRLVREP
- a CDS encoding TIM barrel protein, whose protein sequence is MDRRHFVKSGLAAGTAALGAPAFNRLKDPSPAAFKLHYAPHFGMFKHHAGEDFVDQVKFMADMGFTAMEDNGMKGRSVADQERIAAEMGRRGMKMGVFVAHSISWNEPSLTSGKADLREAFLADIRGCIDVAKRVNATWMTVVPGYVDLRLNHDYQTANVVESLKRACDILEPHGLVIVLEALNFRDHPGQFLQRTPQSYEICKAVGSPSCKILDDLYHMQIQEGNLIPNIDLAWDEIGYFQIGDNPGRDEPTTGEINYKNVFKHIHAKGWTGILGMEHGLSGEGKEGEAALIRAYQEVDGF
- a CDS encoding Gfo/Idh/MocA family oxidoreductase, translating into MSTHNDPRFPLSRRQFVQATAAATAGLMASGNFAFAQGADVIRIGLVGCGGRGTGAAVQALSTTQNVRLVAMGDAFRDRLDDSLKNIDEAIDDKTRIAVPEDARFTGFDAYKDVISRCDVVILTTPPGFRPIHFAAAVDAGKHVFMEKPVATDAPGIRSVLATAEIAKQKKLNVVVGLQRHYQHVYREWVKRIHDGAIGDITSSRVYWNSDGVWVRPRKPGQTEMEYQMRNWYYFNWLCGDHINEQHIHNIDVGNWVKQAYPVRAQGMGGRQVRTGKEYGEIFDHHFVEYEYADGSRMYSQCRHIQGTMSRVTEAFQGTDGSAPRPGLLLTQSGHTIWEYDDKNDPNPYQVEHDELFEAIANGDCKYMDAERGAYSTMTALLGRMATYSGQVIEWNDALNSNLSLMPKKFAWDAPPPVLPDADGYYPVAVPGKTQVL
- a CDS encoding sugar phosphate isomerase/epimerase is translated as MNRRSFIQQSSIAALAGFALHCAGETTPQAAETMPVGKQRPHLTTVGLQLYTLRSIMGEDFVGPIRQAAQIGYKEFEFAGYGDLSAEQIRALLDELGVRSPSTHVSAQLIREDLAGLISRSKVIGHEYLICPHPGELPFKTMDDFKAMAAKFNEWGKVCKDAGLQFGYHNHSFEFEAIDGATTLPMDVLLENTDPDLVAIELDLCWAINAGADPIAYFEKYPGRFHLCHVKDLDAAGELADVGQGRIDFAPIFAKAQTAGLKHYVVEHDRPSDPIASIRNSYNYLTGA
- a CDS encoding FAD:protein FMN transferase; translated protein: MPPSSETVIPRRHGAAVSAILAVSIALSWISCQAQPTPPAEPYEYTQLHLGVQVRIALYAGKEDAARTAARAAFARIAALEDVFSDYRPLSEVRRLTAAAAGTPVPVSPALFDVLAASVALSRRTDGAFDVTAAPLIQLWRGVRRAGALPDTPALAEARSRVGWDAIHLDAQERTVTLGKEGMGIDLGGIAKGYILDEAIASLTAHGIRSALVEAGGDLVVSGPPPGRAGWRITIPGAPDSVAAWAAALTHAAIATSGDTEQYLEVDGIRYSHVVDPRTGMALTSRLMATVVAPSGRQADSYATALTVLGKEKGLALLGGEPDLKLYVRSAADQAPVR